The following DNA comes from Pannonibacter sp. XCT-53.
GACCTGGCCGAGGTGGAGCAGGCCTTCGAGGCCATGCGGGCGGCGCAAGGCGATGTCGACCGGTTCACCCATGCCGATGTCGCCTTTCATGTTGCCTTGCTCAAGGCCAGCCGCAACCGCGTGTTCATGCAGTTTGCCGGCCTGATCGAGGCGGCCATGCGCCATGCGCTGCGGGCCTCCAATGCGGTGGCCGAGCTGCCGGGCGAGGCCATTGCCGCCCATGGCGCGCTCGTGGAGGCGCTGCGCCTGCGCGATGCCGCCGCCGCCCGCCTTGCCTCCGGCCACATCCTGGACCTCGGGGCCCGTGACATCGCCACCGCCCTGCAACGCGGGACGGCACCGCCGTCCTGACCCCGCGCATTCGCCAATCCTGCCCGGCCAATGCACCTGTCCGGGCAATCATGAGGGAGACACGAGATGACTGACGGCAAGCGCCGCCCCCTGCGCTCCAGCGCCTGGTTCGACAATCC
Coding sequences within:
- a CDS encoding FadR/GntR family transcriptional regulator, translated to MQRNVTRALAGDICRGLHRPGETLPTENELCLAHGVSRTVIREALKTLESKGLVIIRSRVGTQVAPREAWNILDPQVLDWVGPHLLDADLLTGVLEARRVIEPEAASLAASRATLQDLAEVEQAFEAMRAAQGDVDRFTHADVAFHVALLKASRNRVFMQFAGLIEAAMRHALRASNAVAELPGEAIAAHGALVEALRLRDAAAARLASGHILDLGARDIATALQRGTAPPS